Proteins encoded by one window of Musa acuminata AAA Group cultivar baxijiao chromosome BXJ2-9, Cavendish_Baxijiao_AAA, whole genome shotgun sequence:
- the LOC135621964 gene encoding probable inactive receptor kinase At1g48480: MAFGQRTTGSSLFLLFVFFSFFGGGAPDDLASDRTALLAFRAAVVGVARRWNSTKSSPCSWSGVTCATGRVTKLRLPGSYLVGRIPPGTLGKLTALRVLSLRYNLLYGTIPHDFAALTSLRHLCLQHNRLSGEIPTVVFALRHLVRLNLANNSLSGAIPPAFNDLTGLSTLLLEGNRLSGALPDLHLPGLWHFNVSFNQLNGSIPAGLRSLQASSFIGNTLCGGPLPACPGEFPPAPSPLNPRGAGGGSKKLSAGAIAGIAIGSAAGLLVLLLLLVLCCRKKERGEAEPKAARKMEPESEMALRSNREVADNASGPRPTRPPPPAAAMAGTSSGSGRKLVFVGKLQRIYDLEDLLRASAEVLGKGTTGTTYKAMLEMGMVVVVKRLRDVNLPEKGFHERMEAIGATDHPNLVVLQAYYYSKDEKLLVYEFAPNGSLSSVLHGNTLLDWETRLEIALGAAQGIEYIHLKGAGVSHGNIKSSNVILSRSNKACVADFGLSSLGSIPMPNQRAAGYRAPEVTDVRKVSQKADVYSFGVLLMELLTGKSPAQTLNDEDTIDLPRWVQSVVREAWNSEVFDLELSRHQNVEEEMVQLLQLAIDCAVQYPESRPSMSEVVAQIEQIRSSFSVRQQQQGGTISSGVRFS, translated from the exons ATGGCGTTCGGTCAGCGGACGACGGGCTCAtcgctcttcctcctcttcgtatTCTTCTCGTTTTTCGGCGGCGGGGCACCCGACGATCTCGCCTCCGACCGCACCGCCCTCCTCGCCTTCCGCGCAGCCGTCGTCGGCGTCGCGCGGCGCTGGAACTCCACCAAGTCCTCCCCTTGCTCGTGGTCAGGGGTGACCTGCGCCACTGGCCGCGTGACCAAGCTCCGCCTCCCCGGATCCTACCTAGTCGGCCGAATACCGCCGGGAACCCTTGGCAAACTCACTGCCCTCCGCGTGCTCAGCCTCCGCTACAATCTCCTTTACGGCACCATACCGCATGACTTCGCCGCCCTCACCAGCCTCCGCCACCTGTGTCTACAGCACAACCGCCTCTCTGGCGAGATCCCGACCGTCGTGTTCGCACTCCGCCATCTCGTCCGCCTCAACCTTGCTAATAACTCCCTCTCCGGCGCCATACCACCAGCGTTCAACGACCTCACCGGCCTCTCCACGTTGCTCCTCGAAGGCAACCGGCTCTCCGGTGCTCTCCCCGACCTCCACCTCCCCGGTCTCTGGCACTTCAATGTCTCCTTCAACCAGCTCAACGGTTCCATACCTGCGGGCCTCCGCAGCCTGCAAGCGAGCTCCTTTATTGGCAACACTCTTTGCGGAGGGCCCCTTCCCGCTTGCCCTGGCGAATTCCCACCGGCGCCGTCTCCATTGAACCCAAGAGGTGCCGGGGGAGGGAGCAAGAAACTCTCCGCCGGCGCCATCGCCGGGATAGCGATCGGCTCCGCCGCGGGCCTCttggtcctcctcctcctcctggtcCTATGTTGCCGGAAGAAGGAAAGAGGCGAAGCTGAGCCAAAGGCGGCGCGGAAGATGGAACCGGAGTCTGAGATGGCGCTGAGGAGCAATCGGGAGGTAGCTGATAACGCATCAGGGCCTCGCCCGACGCGGCCTCCGCCTCCAGCGGCGGCGATGGCCGGAACGTCGAGCGGAAGCGGCCGGAAGCTGGTTTTCGTCGGGAAGCTTCAGAGGATATACGACCTGGAGGACCTGCTGCGGGCGTCGGCGGAGGTGCTCGGGAAGGGGACGACCGGGACAACGTACAaggcgatgctggagatggggatGGTAGTGGTAGTGAAGCGCCTGCGGGACGTCAACCTCCCCGAAAAGGGGTTCCATGAAAGGATGGAAGCCATCGGCGCCACGGACCATCCGAACTTGGTGGTTCTGCAGGCTTACTACTACAGTAAGGATGAGAAACTTTTGGTGTACGAGTTTGCGCCCAACGGAAGCCTCTCTTCCGTCCTTCATG GAAACACCCTTCTCGATTGGGAGACGAGATTGGAGATTGCTCTTGGAGCAGCTCAGGGCATCGAGTATATCCACTTGAAGGGCGCTGGTGTCTCTCACGGCAACATTAAGTCATCCAACGTTATTCTCTCAAGATCAAACAAAGCTTGTGTCGCTGACTTTGGCTTAAGCAGTTTAGGCTCTATTCCGATGCCCAATCAACGTGCAGCTGGCTATCGCGCACCTGAAGTCACCGACGTCCGAAAGGTCTCTCAGAAGGCagatgtttacagcttcggcgtgCTCCTCATGGAGCTACTGACAGGAAAATCACCGGCACAGACGCTCAACGATGAGGACACTATCGACCTCCCCAGGTGGGTCCAGTCAGTCGTCAGGGAAGCATGGAACTCGGAGGTTTTTGATCTTGAATTGTCAAGGCACCAGAATGTCGAGGAGGAAATGGTGCAGCTGTTGCAGTTGGCCATTGATTGTGCTGTACAGTACCCAGAAAGTCGACCGTCGATGTCCGAGGTAGTGGCCCAGATCGAACAGATCCGCAGCAGTTTCAGCGTGAGGCAGCAGCAGCAAGGCGGCACCATATCTAGTGGTGTTAGGTTTTCATGA